The Rhododendron vialii isolate Sample 1 chromosome 5a, ASM3025357v1 genome contains a region encoding:
- the LOC131325676 gene encoding putative polyol transporter 1, whose protein sequence is MADGKPQAIGIPDSGQNNSITPIPAFDPPKKPKRNKYAFACAILASMTSILLGYDIGVMSGAGLFIQDDLKISDTKLEVLMGILNVYSLIGSFAAGRTSDWIGRRYTIVLASVIFFVGALLMGLAPNYAFLMVGRFVAGVGVGYALMIAPVYTAEVSPASSRGFLTSFPEVFINAGILLGYVSNYAFSKLPRHLGWRLMLGVGGIPSVFLALGVLAMPESPRWLVLQGRLGDAKRVLDRTSDSKEESLLRLADIKEAAGIPEECNDDVVQVPKRSHGEDVWKELLLHPTPTVKHILIAGIGIHFFQQTSGIDAVVLYSPKIFKKAGITNTDTLLLCTVAVGLVKTIFILVATFLLDRVGRRPLLLTSVAGMILSLASLGMFLTIIDQSKQKLYWALAMAITSVLAYVATFSIGMGPITWVYSSEIFPLRLRAQGTSMGVAVNRVMSGVISMTFLSFSKAITIGGAFFFFMGVAMVGWVFFYTLLPETQGKTLEEMQVLFGTFFGWRTTMRELEKNKRVSGTNREGDQGNGNGNGQIQLGTTRN, encoded by the exons atGGCGGACGGGAAGCCTCAGGCCATTGGGATTCCCGATTCCGGCCAGAACAATAGTATTACACCGATTCCGGCTTTCGATCCCCCGAAAAAACCGAAACGGAACAAGTATGCCTTTGCTTGTGCCATTTTGGCCTCCATGACTTCCATCTTACTTGGTTATG ATATAGGGGTGATGAGTGGGGCCGGCCTCTTCATCCAAGACGACCTGAAAATCAGCGACACCAAGCTGGAAGTCTTGATGGGGATCCTGAACGTCTACTCCCTAATCGGCTCCTTCGCCGCCGGCCGCACCTCCGACTGGATCGGCCGCCGCTACACCATCGTGCTCGCCTCCGTGATCTTCTTCGTCGGAGCACTCCTCATGGGCCTTGCCCCCAACTACGCCTTCCTCATGGTCGGTCGGTTCGTCGCCGGCGTTGGAGTCGGTTACGCCCTCATGATCGCCCCCGTCTACACGGCCGAAGTCTCCCCCGCTTCGTCTCGCGGATTTCTTACCTCGTTTCCTGAAGTCTTCATTAACGCCG GTATATTACTGGGCTACGTATCAAACTACGCCTTCTCGAAGCTCCCGCGCCACCTAGGCTGGCGCCTCATGCTCGGAGTCGGAGGAATCCCGTCGGTCTTCCTGGCCCTCGGAGTCCTAGCGATGCCCGAGTCGCCCCGGTGGCTCGTCCTCCAGGGTCGACTCGGGGACGCAAAGCGAGTCCTGGATAGAACGTCCGATTCCAAAGAGGAGTCTTTGCTCCGGCTGGCCGACATCAAGGAGGCGGCCGGGATCCCCGAGGAGTGCAACGACGACGTCGTCCAGGTGCCGAAGCGCAGCCACGGAGAAGATGTCTGGAAGGAGTTGCTTCTCCACCCCACGCCCACCGTTAAGCATATTCTCATCGCCGGCATCGGGATTCACTTTTTTCAACAAACTTCTGGCATCGACGCTGTCGTTTTGTACAGCcccaaaatcttcaagaaaGCAG GTATAACAAACACAGACACGTTACTACTCTGCACGGTGGCGGTAGGACTCGTCAAGACCATATTCATTCTGGTGGCCACATTTTTACTGGATCGGGTCGGGCGAAGGCCGTTACTCTTAACCAGCGTCGCCGGAATGATCTTGTCCCTCGCCAGTCTAGGGATGTTTCTAACAATCATAGACCAATCCAAGCAGAAACTATACTGGGCCCTAGCTATGGCTATCACCTCGGTGCTGGCTTATGTCGCGACCTTCTCCATCGGTATGGGACCCATTACGTGGGTCTACAGCTCCGAGATCTTTCCCTTGAGGCTGCGGGCCCAGGGGACGAGCATGGGAGTGGCTGTGAACCGCGTGATGAGCGGTGTCATATCGATGACCTTCTTGTCCTTCTCGAAGGCGATTACCATCGGAGGggccttctttttctttatggGAGTGGCTATGGTTGGATGGGTGTTCTTTTACACGCTACTGCCCGAAACACAGGGGAAGACCCTAGAGGAAATGCAAGTCTTGTTTGGCACCTTCTTCGGGTGGAGGACGACGATGAGGGAGTTGGAGAAGAACAAGAGAGTTAGTGGTACCAACCGTGAAGGCGATCAAGGTAACGGTAACGGTAACGGCCAGATTCAGTTGGGGACTACTAGGAACTAA